The following coding sequences are from one Chelonoidis abingdonii isolate Lonesome George chromosome 4, CheloAbing_2.0, whole genome shotgun sequence window:
- the SSR4 gene encoding LOW QUALITY PROTEIN: translocon-associated protein subunit delta (The sequence of the model RefSeq protein was modified relative to this genomic sequence to represent the inferred CDS: inserted 1 base in 1 codon), whose amino-acid sequence MGDKDKNMFNQNRSDEMLGVMPGLSLPPPLVALAGIMLLLAAAAAAALARAKGKTCPEPTIVLSSYTTADAVISLQSIFVVEITLTCRNGAQNVALHVDVNRKQFPITRRQEVGCYQVSWSTEHRATRSGIYKVKFFDAESYSALHKAQRNNKDVLVIRALFTXVDHQGTWSRPWVSTEVLAAAIGLLVYYLALNVKGSIQT is encoded by the exons GTTTAATCAAAACAGAAGTGATGAAATGCTGGGAGTAATGCCAGGCTTGAG CCTCCCTCCACCACTGGTGGCGCTGGCGGGGATCATGCTGCTCttggcagcggcagcagcagcagcactggccagGGCCAAAGGTAAGACATGCCCAGAGCCCACCATCGTCCTGTCCTCTTACACCACAGCCGACGCCGTCATCTCCTTGCAGAGCATCTTTGTGGTGGAGATCACGCTCACCTGCCGCAACGGGGCGCAGAATGTTGCCCTGCATGTTGACGTCAACAGAAAACAGTTCCCCATCACTCGGCGGCAGGAGGTGGGGTGCTACCAGGTCTCATGGAGCACGGAACACAGGGCCACACGGTCGGGCATCTACAAAGTGAAGTTCTTCGATGCGGAGTCGTACAGTGCCCTGCACAAGGCCCAGCGCAACAACAAGGATGTATTGGTGATCCGAGCCCTGTTCA GCGTGGATCACCAGGGCACCTGGAGCAGACCTTGGGTCTCCACGGAGGTGCTGGCTGCTGCCATCGGGCTCCTCGTCTACTACCTGGCCCTGAATGTGAAGGGGAGCATCCAGACCTGA